Below is a genomic region from Thermoanaerobaculum aquaticum.
GTTCAGTTTGGCAACGCGTCCGGCGGCATCATCAACGCCATCACCAAGTCCGGGACCAACGACTTCAAGCTGGAAGGCTGGTACTACTTCCGCGACGAGTCCATGATGGAGGATTTCAAGAAACCACCGGCAGCCACCGTGGCTCCGCAAAAGCGGGCCTTTGAGCAGCATCAGTTTGGTCTTTCGGTGGGTGGACCTTTCATCAAGGACAAGCTGCATTACTTCTTGTCCTACGATGGCCAGCGCTTGGATCGCCCGCTGGCCTTGGAGTTCCGCAACTTCCCGGCGGGGAGAGAAGCGGATTTTGAAGCCAAGACCGGCCTTCGGTTGGCCGACGAGAGCTTCAGAACGATTACCCAGACCAACGACGATGATGTGATCCTGGGCAAGGTGGACTGGCAGGTTTCCTCCAGCCTTTTGGCCACCTTCCGGCACAACTACTCCAACTACGAAGGCCAGAACGCCACCTCGGATTCCATTACCACCGGCGTCTCCAACAACGGTTTGGAGAGGAACAAGTTCAACTCTTCGGTGTTGAACCTCAACGCGGTGTTGGGTGGCAACGCCTTTAACGAGCTCATCCTGCAGTACGCCAAGGAAGAGCGGCCGCGGATGGCCAACAATACCTCAATTCCTGAGGTGGCCATTTCTTCGGATGCGTTCTTTGGGCGCAACAACTTCTTGCCCAACAACCTCATTGAAGAGCGCACGCAAATTGCCGACAACTTCAGCTATTACTTGGAAAAGCACGGGATTAAGGCGGGCTTTAACGTGGATCTCGTGAGCTACGACGACTACTTTTTCCGGTACCAAGGGGGTCGCTACTTCTACCGCTCCTGGAACGATTTCTTCAACAACAAGCCCAGCCAGTACATCCAGTCGTTTTCCGATTACGACGGCCGGGTGAAGTTCGATACCAACTACTACTCCGGTTACGTTCAGGACGAGTGGAAGCCCTCCCCGCACCTCACCATCACCGCCGGTGTGCGCTACGACTTCCAGGACAACCCCAAGCCTGAGGAAACCAACCCCAAGTTCCCCAACACCGGCAAGATCCCCGACGACAAGAACAACTGGGCGCCGCGGGTTGGGTTTGCCTGGGATCCCTTTGGCGAAGGCAAGACCGTGGTGCGCGGTGGCTTTGGTTACTTTTACGACAACACACCCACACTGCTTTTGGCCAACGCCATGCTCACCAACGGCATCCGCGTGGTGCGGGTGACGTTGAACTGCACCTCCAGCCAACCCTGCCCCACTTTCCCCAACACGTTCCCAAGCCTGGGCTCTCTGCCGGTGAGCACCCCGGACCTCTTCGTGTTTGCCCCCGGCTACGAAAACCCCAAGACCAAGCGGTTTTCCATTGGTATTGAGCAGGAGCTGGGCGGCAACTACGCGGTGGGTGGTGAGTTCATCTGGTCGTACACCAAGCATCTGGAGCGGCTTTTGGACCTGAACCTGGTGCCGGTGGGTTACACCGAGTTTGGCACCCACTACTACAACCCCACTTTGCGGAACTATCAGGACTTCGGCCGCATTGGCCAGTTCACCGACGACGCCGAATCCCGCTACTGGGCGGTGGTGCTCAAGGCCCGCAAGCGTTGGGCCGACCGCTGGATGTTTGACGCCTCCTACACTTACTCCAAGTGGCGGGACAACAACTCCAACGAGCGTACGGTTTCTCTGGGGACCTACGGGGCCGGGGACGACCAGCTGAACATCATGGACAACTGGGGCCCGGGGGATTACGACCTCACGCACAAGTTCGTGCTTTCGGCGGTGGTGCTGCTGCCCTTTGATATTCAGCTTTCCACCATTGCCACCGTTCGCTCGGGTTACCCCTACACCCCCACCGATGGGCGCGACCTGAACAACGACACCTATACCGGTGACCGGGCATGGTGGAACGGCGTGCATTACGGGCGCAACTCCTTCCGCCAGCCCTACTACCGCAACGTGGACCTGCGTCTTTCCAAGATCTTCCGGTTCGGGGCTAGCTACGAGTTGGAAATCATCGGCGAGGCCTTTAACCTGTTTGACAACTCCAACTTCCGCACCTCCATCACGCAAATGGTCAACTACGACCGCAGCCGGGGCGTGGCCAGCTTGAACCCCAACTTTGGGCGTTCCAACATTGCCGGCTCCCCGCGGCAGTACCAGGTGGGGCTGAAGTTCCGGCTGTAAGAAACCGAAGCGGTGACCAAACGGGGCCCGAAAGGGCCCCGTTTTTTATTGCCCAGGGGCCGAAAGCCCCAAAAGCTCGGTGACGAAGGGGGCCACCTGGGTCAAGGGGACCCGGGCCGGGGCTTTTTGCGGCACGCCAGCGCCCCGGGCCAAGAACACCGCAGCCATGCTGGGGTGGTGGTTCAAAAAGCCGTGCATGCCGGCGTAAGGGGGTGCACTCAAGAGCGGGTCCCCAGGGCGCCCTCCCAGCCCGATGCCCGGTTTGGGAAAGACCACCAAATCCCCGCTGTAGGGGTGGG
It encodes:
- a CDS encoding TonB-dependent receptor; its protein translation is MRGRKVFVTLLVMTLALLASPMWAQSNITTGEVLGTVKDAEGGVLPGATVELRNVDTGLVRRTVTNAQGAFRFEFVPVGTYEIRAELSGFRPEVKQGIAVSLGTSVRVEFTLNVGTLAEEVTVTAAAPLVETTRPDVANAVGEIQIANLPLNGRDFLDFIALTPQSTVDDLGRAHIGGMRGIQNNFNIDGANAQSTFFGEERGGTRPAFTFSQGAIKEFQVIPSSYNVQFGNASGGIINAITKSGTNDFKLEGWYYFRDESMMEDFKKPPAATVAPQKRAFEQHQFGLSVGGPFIKDKLHYFLSYDGQRLDRPLALEFRNFPAGREADFEAKTGLRLADESFRTITQTNDDDVILGKVDWQVSSSLLATFRHNYSNYEGQNATSDSITTGVSNNGLERNKFNSSVLNLNAVLGGNAFNELILQYAKEERPRMANNTSIPEVAISSDAFFGRNNFLPNNLIEERTQIADNFSYYLEKHGIKAGFNVDLVSYDDYFFRYQGGRYFYRSWNDFFNNKPSQYIQSFSDYDGRVKFDTNYYSGYVQDEWKPSPHLTITAGVRYDFQDNPKPEETNPKFPNTGKIPDDKNNWAPRVGFAWDPFGEGKTVVRGGFGYFYDNTPTLLLANAMLTNGIRVVRVTLNCTSSQPCPTFPNTFPSLGSLPVSTPDLFVFAPGYENPKTKRFSIGIEQELGGNYAVGGEFIWSYTKHLERLLDLNLVPVGYTEFGTHYYNPTLRNYQDFGRIGQFTDDAESRYWAVVLKARKRWADRWMFDASYTYSKWRDNNSNERTVSLGTYGAGDDQLNIMDNWGPGDYDLTHKFVLSAVVLLPFDIQLSTIATVRSGYPYTPTDGRDLNNDTYTGDRAWWNGVHYGRNSFRQPYYRNVDLRLSKIFRFGASYELEIIGEAFNLFDNSNFRTSITQMVNYDRSRGVASLNPNFGRSNIAGSPRQYQVGLKFRL